CCAGTCCTGCATGGGCGACACCGGCGCGCTGCTTCTCGGAACGGATCCCGACGTGATACAGGTTCTCGCGGGCCACTTCCACGTAGTCGGCCCAGGTGCTGTCGCGCTTCCATTCCAGCCTGCAGTGATGCCGGAGTGGGGGGAGGGGGCTCTCGACATCCTGAAGGCTGCAGCGAAGGGGGAGCTCGACCCCTTTGTGCTCGTGCTCGAGGGAAGCGTTGCTGCCGACGAGAAGGCGGGCGGGCCGAAGGGCAGCGACTTGTGGTGCTACGTCGGCGAGGAGGGGGGTAGGCTGATTTCAGCGCTCGAGTGGATGAGGCGCCTCCTTCCCAGAGCCGCTGCCCTCGTGGCTGTGGGTACCTGCGCCGCCTACGGCGGAATCCGAGCTAACCAGATACTGGACCCGGACTTCTTCAAGAAGTACGGATTCGACCTCTTCGAGAAGTTCCCCGGCGGCTGGAGCAAGTCGCCCACCAGCACAGTTGGCGTTTTCGACAACCCGAGGGGCTTCAAGGGCCTGCTCCACCTTCTGCCGGAGGCGGAGCCCTTCAGGAAGTTCGCAGACGGGGAGCCCTGCACCCTCTTCAAGGACTGCAAGCCGGTCATCGCGGTGCCCGGCTGCCCAGCCAACGGCGACGCGACCCTGAAAACGCTAGCCCACGTAGTCCTCGCGCTGGAGGGCCTGCTGCCGCTCACGCGTGACCAGTTCGACGAGTACGGGAGGCCCAAGTTCCTCTTCGGTGAAACTACCCACAACCAGTGCCCGAGGGCGGGGCACTACGCTGCGGGCAGGTGGCGGAAGTACCCCGGCGAGGGCACCGAGTACTGCCTCTGGGGTGTCGGCTGCAAGGGCCCCGTATCGCACTGCCCGTGGAACAGGCTCGGCTGGGTGAACGGTGTCGGCGGCTGCACGAGGCAGGGCTCTGTCTGCATGGGCTGCCACGAGCCGGGCTTCACCGACTCGTACGAGCCGTTCTTCCAGAAGCTCCCGTACGTCTTCGCCAGCGATGAGGCGCTGAGGGCTGCTCTAGCCGGCATTGTCGCCGGGGCAGCCGCCGTGGGCGCAGCCGGCGCTGTCGCAGCCTTCGCTAAGGCGAGGAGAGCCGGGAAGTCGGAGGAGAAAGCCAGTGCGGGTGGAGGGGATGGCTAGCACCGGGAGGATGCTGGCTATCGTCGCTGCTACCGCCCTCCTCTGGTCTCTCACAGGCACTCTCGTGTACTGGGTGGCTCTGGCACCCATCCTGCCGTCGCTGGGAGGGATCGTAGCGCATGTCCTCGCACCCCCCTCTCTGTCCTGCGTGCTAGCTCCCGATACGGGTTGCGGAGCCGCCTGGTGGTCATTGCTCGTAAAAGTTCTCTTCTCGCTCGCAGCCATCCTGCTGGTCTTTCTCGGAGTCGTGGCAACCGTGAGGTACATCCGCGCAGAGCGCGACGTTAAGATCGGCGAGGGCGGGGGCGCGGAGGAGAGGTACATAGAGAGGCTCGGCAAAGTGGATATAGCTTCCCACCTGTCAGTGCTCCTTGGGGGCTTCCTCGCAGGGATAACGGGTTTCACCATGTACTTCGCGGACAACCCCTTCATCTACTTCTTCGTCTATCCGCTGCTCAGCCGCGAGGCGCTGGCAAACCTCCACGTTGTGGGTGGCTTCGCGATGGCTGCCGGCGTCGCTCTCTACCTCTCCTACTACGTGACCGACTTCGTCTTGCACCTGCCGGGCCTGGGCTTCAAGAGAGCTCTCTCGAGGTACTACTTCGTGAGGTTGATCCCCACCCTCCCCCGGGACCTCACGCAGTACTTCGCCTGGCTCTTCGGCCTCCGGAAAGAGCACCCGAAGTACCACAAGTATATGCCCTCGCAAGTCCTCGCCTACTACTCCACAGGAGTGCTCGTCATGCTGGTCGGCCTCACAGGCCTCGGGATGGTGATCTGGGGGATACGGTTCCTGAGCGGGCTCGCTTGGTGGCTCCACGTCTACGCCGCCGTGGCGCTAACCGCTCTGATAGCTTTCCACGTTGTCATGGGCCACCTGAGGCCGATCCACTTCCCGATCGATAAGACGTTCCTGACGGGGCGCGTGCCCCTGGGTAAAGCCCGGGAGGAGTGGCCTCTCTGGGTTGAGGAGGTTACAGGTGGTAGGGTATGAGCGTGAGGGAGCTGTTAGTAGACCCGATAACTAGGGTTGAAGGGCACATAGGAGCGCGGCTCATCGTAGACGTAGCCACGAGGAAGCCCGACCCTGCCAGCGTGCGCGTCTTCGCGACGATGTTCACAGGCTTCGAGGTCTTCCTGCGGGGTAGGCCGCCGGAGGACGCACCGGCGGTCACTAGCAGGCTCTGCGGCGTGTGCGGTGCAGCCCACGCGAACGCCTCAACGCTGGCGGGGGACATGGCTTACGGCGTCTCCCCCGAGCCGCTGGGCGTAGCGCTCAGGAACATCGCCTACGCGATGGGCGAGTACCTTTACGACCACTCGATAATCCTCAACCTGCTGGAGGCGCCCGACTACAGCGAGCTCCTGGTTAAGAAGTTCACGCCCAGCGTTTGGGAGGCTGCCGCGAAGACTCCGGCGGAGAACAGGGACAGGCACGGCTTCGCGACGATAGCGGACATAATGCGCGCTTTCAACCCGGTCTCGGGCAAGGTCTGGCAGCAGACCGTGCTATTCCAGAGGATCGCGAGGGAGGCGGGCGTCATCATCTACGGCAAGTACCCGCACCCCAACGCCCTGATCCCCGGCGGCATCCAGACAGACGTCTTCGACATCGAGGAGAAGCTGGTCGCGATAACCTACAGGCTCGTCAAGCTGACGGCCTGGGTCAAGTACAACTACTACATCTGGGAGGACCTCCTGAGCTTCTACAAGAACATCGGCTACGAGATGAACGGGCTCACCTACGAGAAGCCTAGAGTCATGAGCGTCGGCCTCTTCGACGACCCGGAG
This region of Thermofilum sp. genomic DNA includes:
- a CDS encoding hyaluronate lyase, translated to MLSRRDFLKVSAASALLATLDWDKVVKAAAETIQKGKYNIVWVEFQSCMGDTGALLLGTDPDVIQVLAGHFHVVGPGAVALPFQPAVMPEWGEGALDILKAAAKGELDPFVLVLEGSVAADEKAGGPKGSDLWCYVGEEGGRLISALEWMRRLLPRAAALVAVGTCAAYGGIRANQILDPDFFKKYGFDLFEKFPGGWSKSPTSTVGVFDNPRGFKGLLHLLPEAEPFRKFADGEPCTLFKDCKPVIAVPGCPANGDATLKTLAHVVLALEGLLPLTRDQFDEYGRPKFLFGETTHNQCPRAGHYAAGRWRKYPGEGTEYCLWGVGCKGPVSHCPWNRLGWVNGVGGCTRQGSVCMGCHEPGFTDSYEPFFQKLPYVFASDEALRAALAGIVAGAAAVGAAGAVAAFAKARRAGKSEEKASAGGGDG